A window of Natrinema versiforme contains these coding sequences:
- a CDS encoding acyl-CoA dehydrogenase family protein: MHYNDSDRAREVAERANDLLEEVVLPIERERAGGMAVSSGTITELREAAREYDVYAPQIPEEYGGMGLSFRDSLPAFEEAGRSLLGQVAMRVDAPDEGNMHLLELAGDELQKEAYLEPLVAGEITSGFSMTEPMQGAGSDPKMIQTTAEKREAQGASERSGIAAEKDGDEWVIDGHKWWTTQGVEADILIVLARTDPEAHPYEGCSLFLVPADADGVEVIRDVPHMGGGNRGASHAEIRYETVRVPDEHLLGELNQGFTHAQERLGPARLTHCMRYSGMAQRSLDIAKAYVSERQGFDSTLSDKQSLRHRIADAETKLHMARTGIRDAADRIAAGDDARVPVSMCKVYTANATQDAIDLAVQCCGANGIGKDLPLSDFYESVRQFRIVDGADEVHRRVIARAAFEDVPTEELEPLTRFGDPNRERSTDH, encoded by the coding sequence ATGCACTACAACGACAGCGACCGAGCGCGCGAGGTCGCCGAGCGTGCGAACGACTTGCTGGAGGAGGTCGTCCTCCCGATCGAACGCGAGCGGGCCGGCGGGATGGCCGTCTCGAGTGGCACCATCACGGAACTTCGTGAAGCCGCCCGCGAGTACGACGTCTACGCCCCACAGATTCCCGAGGAGTACGGCGGGATGGGGCTTTCCTTCCGCGATTCGCTGCCGGCCTTCGAGGAGGCCGGTCGCAGCCTGCTCGGACAGGTCGCGATGCGCGTCGACGCCCCCGACGAAGGGAACATGCACCTCCTCGAGTTGGCCGGCGACGAGTTGCAGAAAGAGGCCTACCTCGAGCCGCTGGTCGCGGGCGAGATCACGTCGGGCTTCTCGATGACCGAGCCGATGCAGGGGGCGGGGTCGGATCCGAAGATGATCCAGACGACCGCCGAGAAACGCGAGGCGCAGGGCGCCTCGGAACGGAGCGGCATCGCCGCGGAGAAAGACGGCGACGAGTGGGTCATCGACGGCCACAAGTGGTGGACGACACAGGGCGTCGAGGCCGATATCCTGATCGTGCTCGCTCGAACCGATCCCGAGGCCCACCCCTACGAGGGCTGTTCGCTCTTTCTCGTTCCGGCCGACGCCGACGGCGTCGAGGTCATCCGCGACGTACCCCACATGGGCGGCGGCAACCGGGGCGCGTCGCACGCCGAAATTCGCTACGAGACCGTCCGCGTGCCCGACGAACACCTGCTCGGCGAACTGAATCAGGGCTTTACCCACGCCCAAGAGCGACTCGGCCCCGCCCGCCTGACCCACTGTATGCGATACTCGGGGATGGCCCAGCGCTCGCTCGACATCGCGAAGGCCTACGTGAGCGAACGACAGGGATTCGACTCGACACTCTCGGACAAGCAATCGCTTCGCCACCGGATCGCCGACGCCGAAACGAAACTCCACATGGCCCGAACCGGCATCCGCGACGCCGCCGATCGGATCGCCGCCGGCGACGACGCCCGCGTCCCCGTCTCGATGTGTAAGGTCTACACCGCAAACGCCACGCAGGACGCGATCGACCTCGCGGTGCAGTGTTGCGGTGCCAACGGCATCGGCAAGGATCTCCCGCTCTCGGACTTCTACGAATCGGTCCGCCAGTTCCGCATCGTCGACGGGGCCGACGAGGTCCACCGGCGGGTCATCGCCCGCGCAGCCTTCGAGGACGTTCCCACGGAGGAACTCGAACCGCTCACCCGCTTCGGCGATCCGAACCGGGAGCGAAGCACGGACCACTGA
- a CDS encoding SDR family NAD(P)-dependent oxidoreductase codes for MSDLFDLEGRVAVVTGGGRGIGRAIAVELANAGAAVVPSARSTDEIEAVAADIEDAGGDALAVPADVTDSDDVGAVIDRTVEEFGGVDIVVNNAGFNPDDALGRPEDVETEGLDRVLDVNLNGAYEVTRTAADHLLESDGGSVVNVASVGGLVGLPRQHPYVASKHGLVGLTKSMSLDWAPEVRVNAVAPGYVSTDLTEDLEDNERLRQSIIDRTPLDRFADPEEIAGPVVFLASEASSYVTGSVLAADGGWTAR; via the coding sequence ATGAGCGACCTGTTCGATCTCGAGGGGCGAGTCGCGGTGGTAACGGGCGGCGGCCGCGGCATCGGCCGCGCGATCGCCGTCGAACTGGCGAACGCGGGAGCCGCGGTGGTCCCGAGCGCCCGCTCGACGGACGAAATCGAGGCCGTCGCCGCCGACATCGAGGACGCGGGCGGCGACGCACTCGCCGTGCCCGCGGACGTGACGGACTCGGACGACGTGGGCGCGGTTATCGACCGAACCGTCGAGGAGTTCGGCGGCGTCGACATCGTCGTCAACAACGCCGGATTCAACCCCGACGACGCGCTCGGCCGGCCGGAAGACGTCGAGACAGAGGGCCTCGACCGCGTGCTGGATGTCAATCTGAACGGCGCGTACGAGGTCACCCGCACCGCGGCTGACCACCTCCTCGAGAGCGACGGCGGCTCGGTCGTCAACGTCGCCAGTGTCGGCGGGCTGGTCGGCCTACCGCGCCAGCACCCCTACGTCGCCTCGAAGCACGGACTCGTCGGACTCACCAAGAGCATGTCCCTCGACTGGGCCCCCGAGGTCCGGGTCAACGCCGTCGCACCGGGATACGTCTCGACGGACCTCACCGAGGACCTCGAGGACAACGAGCGACTGCGCCAGTCGATCATCGATCGCACGCCGCTGGATCGGTTCGCCGACCCCGAAGAGATCGCTGGTCCGGTCGTCTTCCTCGCGAGCGAGGCCTCGAGTTACGTGACCGGCTCGGTGCTCGCGGCCGACGGCGGCTGGACGGCCCGATAG
- a CDS encoding long-chain fatty acid--CoA ligase, with product MTGTDLTIRPFFWRPTNLFPETRLISRTHDGIVDTSYGEFGDRVRSLLAALEDRGFGHGNRIGTFGWNHHRHLETYYAAPLSGAQLHTINVQLGDDDIVYIVEDAGDDILFVDPGEPFATIERLWDELAVDEVVVMGETVPDTEVDAVAYEDLLDEYDPIDEADMPSLEEEYPAGMCYTSGTTGRPKGVEYTHKMIYAHAMMVMTPAGLGIEESDVVMPVVPMFHVNSWEFPYAATMAGATQVYPGPSPSAADLLELIEREGVTMTAGVPTVWIDLLEHVDEHGGDLSSLDRIVVGGSAAPEEMMRRYDEEFDVTVEHAWGMTETMSIGSVSRPKSRMADWDPSRKYEKRRKQGLLSPGLEMRVVNDAGEEVPWDGESAGELWVRGPTVITEYYNRPDANEADFEGQWLKTGDIVSVDEDGYIEVVDRAKDVIKSGGEWISSIALENALMANPDVVESAVIGVPHEKWQERPLATVVTAEDTDPDEAELQDHLRETLEQPDWWLPDEIRVVERIPKTATGKFDKQGLREKLDVGDDETEDR from the coding sequence ATGACCGGCACCGACCTGACGATCCGGCCGTTCTTCTGGCGGCCAACGAACCTCTTTCCGGAGACCCGGTTGATCTCCCGGACCCACGACGGCATCGTTGATACGTCCTACGGCGAGTTCGGCGACCGGGTCCGGTCCCTGCTCGCGGCGCTCGAGGACCGCGGCTTCGGTCACGGCAATCGGATCGGCACGTTCGGCTGGAACCACCACCGCCACCTCGAGACCTACTACGCCGCGCCGCTGTCGGGCGCGCAGTTGCACACGATCAACGTCCAACTCGGCGACGACGACATCGTCTACATCGTCGAGGACGCGGGCGACGACATCCTGTTCGTCGATCCGGGCGAACCGTTCGCGACGATCGAGCGGCTGTGGGACGAGCTGGCTGTCGACGAGGTGGTCGTGATGGGCGAGACCGTTCCCGACACCGAGGTCGACGCCGTCGCCTACGAGGACCTGCTCGACGAATACGACCCCATCGACGAGGCCGACATGCCGAGCCTCGAGGAGGAGTACCCCGCCGGGATGTGCTACACCTCGGGGACGACGGGGCGGCCGAAGGGCGTCGAGTACACGCACAAGATGATCTACGCCCACGCCATGATGGTAATGACTCCCGCCGGCCTCGGTATCGAGGAGAGCGACGTGGTCATGCCCGTCGTGCCGATGTTCCACGTCAACTCCTGGGAGTTCCCCTACGCCGCGACGATGGCCGGCGCGACGCAGGTCTACCCCGGTCCCTCGCCGAGCGCGGCCGACCTACTCGAGTTGATCGAGCGCGAGGGCGTCACCATGACCGCCGGCGTCCCGACGGTCTGGATCGACCTGCTCGAGCACGTCGACGAACACGGCGGCGACCTCTCCTCGCTCGATCGGATCGTCGTCGGTGGCAGCGCCGCGCCCGAGGAGATGATGCGCCGCTACGACGAGGAGTTCGACGTCACCGTCGAGCACGCCTGGGGGATGACCGAGACGATGAGCATCGGCTCGGTCTCCCGACCGAAGTCCCGCATGGCCGACTGGGACCCGAGCCGGAAGTACGAGAAACGGCGGAAACAGGGGCTGCTCTCGCCCGGCCTCGAGATGCGCGTGGTCAACGACGCGGGCGAGGAAGTCCCGTGGGACGGCGAGTCGGCCGGCGAACTGTGGGTCCGCGGGCCGACGGTGATCACGGAGTACTACAACCGTCCCGACGCCAACGAGGCGGACTTCGAGGGCCAGTGGCTCAAGACCGGCGACATCGTCTCCGTCGACGAGGACGGCTACATCGAGGTCGTCGACCGCGCGAAAGACGTCATCAAGAGCGGCGGCGAGTGGATCTCTTCGATCGCACTCGAGAACGCCCTGATGGCCAACCCGGACGTGGTCGAATCGGCGGTGATCGGCGTCCCCCACGAGAAGTGGCAGGAACGGCCGCTCGCGACCGTCGTCACCGCCGAGGATACCGACCCCGACGAGGCGGAACTGCAGGACCACCTGCGGGAGACCCTCGAGCAACCCGACTGGTGGCTCCCCGACGAGATCCGCGTCGTCGAGCGGATCCCCAAGACGGCGACCGGGAAGTTCGACAAGCAGGGCCTGCGCGAAAAGCTTGACGTGGGCGACGACGAAACGGAGGATCGATGA
- a CDS encoding ABC transporter ATP-binding protein: MTVLDIDDIDTYYGNSHVLHDVSLDLAEGEVVALLGRNGAGKTTTMRSIMGVTPPRRGSIRYRGEEIVDKSPDEINDLGINLVPEDRRVFPTLTVHENIVLAHKLAADPRPVEEMYELFPILDDLRTNNGQNLSGGEQQMLSVARALVQRPSTLLLDEPTEGLAPVIVDDLQEMLQAVVEEDVTVLLSEQNVTFAFELATRGYVIDTGSIVFEGSIEEIRERDDLLEKYLAVSPEEVA; encoded by the coding sequence ATGACCGTTCTCGACATCGACGACATCGACACCTACTACGGCAACAGCCACGTCCTGCACGACGTTTCACTGGATCTGGCGGAGGGAGAGGTCGTCGCACTGCTCGGCCGCAACGGAGCCGGGAAGACGACGACGATGCGCTCGATCATGGGCGTCACCCCGCCCCGGCGCGGCAGCATCAGATACCGCGGCGAGGAGATCGTGGACAAATCGCCCGACGAGATCAACGACCTCGGGATCAATCTGGTCCCGGAGGACCGCCGGGTGTTCCCGACGCTGACGGTCCACGAGAACATCGTCCTCGCACACAAGCTCGCGGCCGATCCGCGGCCGGTCGAAGAGATGTACGAACTGTTCCCGATCCTCGACGATCTGCGGACGAACAACGGCCAGAACCTGAGCGGCGGCGAACAGCAGATGCTCTCGGTCGCCCGCGCGCTGGTCCAGCGGCCGTCGACGCTGTTGCTCGACGAGCCGACCGAGGGGCTCGCGCCGGTCATCGTCGACGACCTCCAGGAGATGCTGCAGGCCGTCGTCGAGGAGGACGTCACCGTCTTGCTCTCCGAGCAGAACGTCACCTTCGCGTTCGAACTCGCGACGCGGGGCTACGTCATCGACACCGGCTCGATCGTGTTCGAGGGCTCCATCGAGGAAATCCGGGAGCGCGACGACCTGCTCGAGAAGTATCTGGCCGTCTCGCCGGAGGAGGTGGCCTGA
- a CDS encoding ABC transporter ATP-binding protein — protein sequence MTTVLRTEDLRKQFGDLIATDDVSLAFDDEDVTSIIGPNGAGKTTFYNLLTGVLEPTSGEIWLRKDGEMREITDAPPHEVARSGLSRSYQITNIFEGLTVRENLQVARIAHEGRTFDMRSRPDSDEELNQDIDELLELTNLTPIAETPCDELSHGEKRNVEIALALAIEPSVFLLDEPTAGMNPTETEEIVSLIRELNRDIEATFIVTEHDMDVVTDISDRIVVLAEGAVLADGEPQTVLSDERVTEAYLGSETV from the coding sequence ATGACCACGGTGCTCCGAACCGAGGACCTCCGCAAGCAGTTCGGCGACCTGATCGCCACCGACGACGTCTCGCTCGCGTTCGACGACGAGGACGTCACCAGCATCATCGGCCCCAACGGGGCCGGTAAGACGACCTTCTACAACCTGCTGACCGGTGTGTTAGAACCGACCAGCGGCGAGATCTGGCTCCGCAAGGACGGCGAGATGCGCGAGATCACCGACGCGCCGCCCCACGAGGTCGCCCGCAGCGGCCTCTCGAGGTCCTACCAGATAACGAATATCTTCGAGGGGCTGACCGTGCGCGAGAACCTGCAGGTCGCACGGATCGCCCACGAGGGACGGACGTTCGACATGCGCTCGCGCCCGGACAGCGACGAGGAGCTTAATCAGGACATCGACGAGCTGCTCGAGCTCACAAACCTCACGCCCATCGCGGAGACGCCGTGTGACGAACTGAGTCACGGCGAGAAGCGCAACGTCGAGATCGCGCTGGCGCTGGCGATCGAGCCGTCGGTGTTCCTGTTAGACGAGCCGACCGCGGGGATGAACCCGACCGAGACGGAGGAGATCGTCTCGCTCATTCGGGAACTGAACCGGGACATCGAGGCGACGTTCATCGTCACCGAACACGACATGGATGTCGTGACCGACATCTCCGATCGGATCGTCGTGCTCGCCGAGGGCGCGGTGCTGGCCGACGGCGAGCCCCAAACGGTACTGAGCGACGAACGAGTGACCGAAGCCTACCTCGGAAGTGAGACCGTATGA
- a CDS encoding branched-chain amino acid ABC transporter permease, producing the protein MSTQNDGVVDRIGTFGRQAVSGWTRERFVLLSLLGLLLVSFAPPFQVFLFTEFLIIALFAVAFNLLYGYTGLLSFGHAMFYAGGAYGLAIVMRDYQQPIADVVGTGLAPLATLVVGGLVGLLLVLVLAIPVGYLSVRLEEIYFALITLAFGMLFFVLLEQNPYGLTNGTDGIFVVLGFVEVGGTEFRLGDRRLYYYLTAAVVVASIYAVWRIVNSPFGTICKALRESPDRAAALGVNVTVHRWMTFVVSALFVGVAGVLIAGFASVATPNMSHWSTSAIPVVATVIGGATFFVGPIVGAFIYLYVRWGISRFPALEDQWQLFFGIMLIVVVLYFKQGAAGGLFMGRDWLLDVHAAYQRDGVGAAAAFVRESIGATFRRAMARLTSTGRDDGGVDR; encoded by the coding sequence ATGAGCACCCAAAACGACGGCGTCGTCGATCGGATCGGGACCTTCGGCCGGCAGGCGGTCAGCGGCTGGACCAGAGAGCGGTTCGTCCTGCTAAGCCTGCTCGGCCTGCTGTTGGTCTCGTTCGCCCCGCCGTTTCAGGTGTTCCTGTTCACGGAGTTCCTGATCATCGCCCTGTTCGCCGTCGCGTTCAACCTGCTGTACGGCTACACCGGACTGCTCTCGTTCGGCCACGCGATGTTCTACGCGGGCGGCGCGTACGGACTCGCGATCGTGATGCGAGATTACCAGCAGCCGATCGCCGACGTCGTCGGCACCGGGCTCGCGCCGCTGGCGACGCTCGTCGTCGGCGGTCTGGTCGGGCTCTTGCTGGTGCTCGTCCTCGCGATTCCGGTCGGCTACCTCAGCGTCCGCCTCGAGGAGATCTACTTCGCGCTGATCACCCTCGCGTTCGGGATGCTGTTTTTCGTGCTGCTGGAGCAGAACCCCTACGGCCTCACGAACGGGACCGACGGCATCTTCGTGGTCCTCGGGTTCGTCGAGGTCGGCGGCACGGAGTTCAGACTCGGCGACCGGCGGCTCTACTACTACCTGACGGCGGCAGTCGTCGTCGCGTCGATCTACGCCGTCTGGCGGATCGTCAACTCGCCGTTCGGGACGATCTGTAAGGCGCTCCGAGAGAGCCCGGACCGAGCGGCCGCCCTCGGCGTCAACGTGACGGTCCACCGGTGGATGACCTTCGTCGTCTCGGCGCTGTTCGTCGGGGTCGCCGGCGTGTTGATCGCCGGCTTCGCGAGCGTCGCGACGCCGAATATGTCACACTGGTCGACGAGCGCGATCCCGGTCGTCGCGACGGTCATCGGCGGTGCGACCTTTTTCGTCGGCCCGATCGTCGGCGCGTTCATCTACCTCTACGTCCGCTGGGGAATCAGCCGGTTCCCGGCGCTCGAGGACCAGTGGCAGCTGTTCTTCGGGATCATGCTCATCGTCGTCGTCCTCTACTTCAAGCAGGGGGCCGCCGGCGGGCTGTTCATGGGCCGGGACTGGCTCCTCGACGTCCACGCGGCGTACCAGCGTGACGGCGTCGGTGCCGCCGCGGCGTTCGTTCGCGAATCGATCGGCGCGACGTTCAGACGCGCGATGGCACGGCTCACATCGACCGGCCGCGATGACGGAGGTGTCGACCGATGA
- a CDS encoding branched-chain amino acid ABC transporter permease yields MYPINVFPLVGLSDVVVGLSLGSRLFLIAVGLSLIFGVLGVLNFAHGAFYMLGAYFALSVATNVVDNFWLAVLLGALAVGVVGAAIEVATIRPLYERLESDLDQLIVTFGFVLVIHEAVRYRWGSQSYRTDAPAILDFTVQIAGSQFRAYRLFVIVAAVAVMIGLWLFITKTYFGSLVRGTSSDREMASMLGVDVPRLYTAVFFAGSFLAGLGGALAAPIQSISPALGDQVIIDAFIIVVIGGLGSLSGAFVGAMVVGMMQSFATQFLGSGNMAVPFAAMVVVLLFKPEGLFGGIGE; encoded by the coding sequence ATGTACCCGATAAACGTATTTCCGCTCGTCGGCCTCTCGGACGTCGTCGTCGGCCTCAGTCTCGGGAGCCGGTTGTTCCTCATCGCCGTCGGACTGAGCCTGATATTCGGCGTCCTCGGGGTGCTCAACTTCGCCCACGGCGCATTCTACATGCTCGGCGCGTACTTCGCGCTGAGCGTCGCGACGAACGTGGTCGACAACTTCTGGCTCGCCGTCCTCCTCGGCGCGCTCGCCGTCGGCGTCGTCGGTGCGGCGATCGAGGTCGCGACGATCCGGCCCCTGTACGAGCGCCTCGAGAGCGACCTCGACCAGTTGATCGTCACGTTCGGCTTCGTCCTCGTCATTCACGAGGCGGTTCGGTACCGCTGGGGGTCCCAGTCCTACCGAACGGACGCGCCCGCGATTCTCGACTTTACGGTACAGATCGCCGGAAGCCAGTTCCGCGCGTACCGACTGTTCGTGATCGTCGCGGCGGTCGCCGTGATGATCGGCCTGTGGCTGTTCATCACGAAGACCTACTTCGGCTCGCTCGTCCGGGGAACGTCCTCCGACCGAGAGATGGCGTCGATGCTCGGCGTCGACGTCCCGCGGCTGTACACCGCGGTGTTCTTCGCGGGGAGTTTCCTCGCCGGCCTCGGGGGTGCCCTCGCGGCACCGATCCAGTCGATCAGTCCGGCCCTCGGCGATCAGGTCATCATCGACGCGTTCATCATCGTCGTCATCGGCGGGCTCGGCTCGCTGTCCGGCGCGTTCGTCGGGGCGATGGTCGTCGGGATGATGCAGAGCTTCGCGACCCAGTTCCTCGGGTCCGGTAACATGGCGGTTCCCTTCGCCGCGATGGTCGTCGTGTTGCTGTTCAAACCCGAGGGACTCTTCGGAGGGATCGGCGAATGA
- a CDS encoding ABC transporter substrate-binding protein codes for MKQRNLTRYDRRTFLKTATVGAGLASVAGCLGGGGDSGVTLGAMYIRSGFASLYGEEAERGFELAVDEINDDGGIDGEDVEVIVRDTEGDAQTANRQMTSLIEEENVDGLFGLDSSGVAQAIAPQVAQNRIPLMVTHAATPFLTSPEGEHENSVGNDYVFRCSNTVTHDMYGAARVVSELDGTEWATLGPDYAFGEETWDYFRAFNEGMGNDVEFVAEQFSPLETNDFSPYISSILDAEPDGVITPLWGADLTTFLGQAEGSGWFDQIDHTLVSVGMGTDLPADGDPIPEGTHASTRYDPFVPDTEENQTFRETYVEEYDTLPTYNAEGAYRALYLYRQAIEEAGGTDADDLIETFSGMQHTGPVGEYEFNEETNQATVASIWGEVSYSDEWGSNRLEPVERYEASPEEIEDALGDSDLPTGV; via the coding sequence ATGAAACAACGGAATCTCACGAGGTATGATCGACGAACGTTCCTGAAGACGGCGACGGTCGGAGCCGGTCTCGCATCGGTTGCTGGCTGTCTCGGCGGCGGGGGCGACAGCGGCGTCACACTGGGTGCGATGTACATCCGATCCGGGTTCGCCTCGCTGTACGGGGAGGAGGCCGAGCGAGGATTCGAACTCGCGGTCGACGAGATCAACGACGACGGCGGGATCGACGGGGAGGACGTCGAGGTGATCGTCCGGGATACGGAAGGCGACGCCCAGACGGCGAACCGACAGATGACGAGCCTGATCGAGGAAGAAAACGTCGACGGGCTGTTCGGGCTGGACAGCAGCGGCGTCGCACAGGCGATCGCACCGCAGGTCGCCCAGAACCGGATTCCGCTGATGGTCACGCACGCGGCGACGCCGTTCCTGACCTCGCCGGAAGGCGAACACGAGAACTCGGTCGGGAACGACTACGTGTTCCGGTGTTCCAACACGGTCACGCACGACATGTACGGCGCTGCACGCGTCGTCTCGGAACTCGACGGGACCGAGTGGGCGACGCTCGGCCCCGACTACGCGTTCGGCGAGGAGACGTGGGACTACTTCCGCGCCTTCAACGAGGGCATGGGCAACGACGTCGAGTTCGTCGCCGAGCAGTTCTCGCCGCTCGAGACGAACGACTTCTCGCCGTACATTAGCTCGATTCTCGACGCGGAGCCGGACGGCGTGATCACGCCGCTGTGGGGGGCGGACCTGACGACGTTCCTCGGGCAGGCCGAGGGTTCCGGCTGGTTCGACCAGATCGATCACACGCTGGTCAGCGTCGGCATGGGGACGGATCTGCCGGCCGACGGGGATCCGATTCCGGAGGGGACACACGCCTCGACGCGGTACGATCCGTTCGTTCCCGACACCGAGGAGAACCAGACGTTCCGCGAGACCTACGTCGAGGAGTACGACACGCTACCGACGTACAACGCGGAGGGTGCCTACCGGGCGCTGTACCTGTACAGGCAGGCGATCGAAGAGGCCGGCGGCACCGACGCCGACGATCTCATCGAGACGTTCTCCGGTATGCAGCACACGGGTCCCGTCGGAGAGTACGAGTTCAACGAGGAGACCAATCAGGCGACGGTCGCGTCCATCTGGGGCGAAGTCAGCTACTCCGACGAGTGGGGAAGCAACAGGTTAGAGCCGGTCGAGCGGTACGAGGCCTCTCCCGAGGAGATCGAAGACGCGCTCGGCGACTCGGACCTGCCCACGGGCGTATAA